The following proteins come from a genomic window of Anaerobutyricum hallii:
- a CDS encoding Hpt domain-containing protein, whose translation MTVKECYEQMGSDYEGVLGRLGSEAIVKRFALKFLQDPSFAQLKESLAKNDGEEAFRAAHTLKGVCLNLGFDELFEVSAELTEKLRERKTAGSEELFQKVSQKYQKTVTAIQGLE comes from the coding sequence ATGACAGTAAAAGAATGTTATGAACAGATGGGCTCAGATTATGAAGGTGTTCTGGGAAGATTAGGAAGCGAGGCTATAGTTAAGCGTTTCGCATTAAAATTCTTACAGGATCCAAGTTTTGCTCAGTTAAAAGAAAGTCTTGCTAAGAATGATGGAGAAGAGGCATTTCGTGCAGCACATACATTAAAAGGTGTGTGTCTGAATCTGGGATTTGATGAACTTTTTGAAGTGAGTGCGGAACTTACAGAAAAGTTAAGAGAGAGAAAAACTGCAGGAAGTGAAGAATTATTTCAGAAGGTATCACAAAAGTATCAGAAAACAGTGACGGCAATCCAGGGCTTGGAATAG
- a CDS encoding efflux RND transporter permease subunit translates to MTKFFVKKPYFVLVTVIIVLVVGFVSLGEMQTDLLPELELPYMAVITTEVGASPEKVENDVIKPMESTLGTINGVEKLTSTSANNYGMLMLEFAEDTNMEAALVRVSKALNSLSLPEGCGTPNIMEISADMMATMYASVSYEGKDIKELSNFAEKTIKPYLERQDGVASVSANGLIEDHVEIRLNEKKIDQMNDKILGQTNDKLLEASEKIEDARASLKKSKEQLKKQEKTLSSKQQETNQKLAEAQTKLAEALSQKAAYEAELNSLKASQSALKAEKKAYKEAGLEKTYHTLNNTFKNLNVTMGEAAKQMGITIPESVKEAINHPKQFEAFVSWMEQMGYGEQFSKLTIDSLKQMYKAVEVRLPQIDTELSNLKIKIKVQKTIIDKLKEQMKGLDKQQSKLIAGGYSAAAGFGAGQAQIAAGKTQIESAQKELDDAEDKLEDSRKAARENANIDALLSLDTLSTMISAQNFSMPAGYIEDKSDHQWLVEVGDNFTNEKQLNNLVLTKIDGVGKIRVKDVADVTVVDNQGEAYSKVNGENAILLSVFKGSTSNTSTVSKGIQNAFKKLEQKYKGLSFAIIMNQGEYINIIIKSVLNSILLGAVLAIIVLALFLKDIRPTIIVAFSIPFSVLFAIIIMYFTGININVMSLAGLCLGIGMLVDNSIVVMENVYRFSNEGMSAPKAAVRGTAQVAGPILASTLTTICVFLPMVYTSGMVSQLLIPFAFTISYALIASLLVALTVVPTMGSVILRKAKEIKQPWFEKIKDIYGNILELALRFKIVPLLISIALLIICVMQSMRTGIVMMDDMDSNQIAVSMTLEDTIKKEKAYQTADEVMGILTGIDGIKKVAGLDGNASVTSSMMETGATDNYTTFTFNIITEENIKTTKEFRKIRKDIENKTKNVRCKNLTVSSSAIGDMSTLIGGGLSVNVYGENQQKLIKISEDVVKMMKNISGVKTATNGIETADKMLHLKINRNKAAEHGLTIAQIYQEIAKHTTTEKNAITLNMDDKDVEVNLINETDKLTYENILDMKIETTEKNSDGEDEKHTYKLSEFASEDDGYSMESITRENQKPYLTVTAELEENANATLLSRKLQEKIDKYKAPDGYEVELAGDATQTTEMLKQMGKALALGFLLIYLIMVAQFQSLLSPFIVIFTVPLAFTGGMIGLGIFHLSISSMALMGFMILMGTVVNNGIVFVDYVNQLRMGGMAKKEALIETGKTRMRPILMTALTTILSMSVMVFSQDAGNAMQKGMAVVVAFGLLYATLMTLFIIPVMYDILYRKQPKEIDIDDTDL, encoded by the coding sequence ATGACGAAGTTTTTTGTAAAGAAACCGTATTTTGTTCTGGTGACGGTAATCATTGTTTTGGTTGTTGGTTTTGTCAGTCTTGGTGAGATGCAGACAGATCTTCTTCCAGAGTTAGAACTGCCGTACATGGCGGTGATTACAACAGAAGTAGGAGCTTCTCCGGAAAAGGTGGAGAATGATGTTATTAAGCCGATGGAGAGTACGCTTGGTACGATTAATGGCGTAGAGAAACTGACAAGTACTTCTGCCAATAATTATGGGATGCTGATGCTTGAATTTGCGGAAGATACCAACATGGAAGCGGCGCTTGTTCGTGTGTCTAAGGCATTGAATTCGCTGAGTCTGCCGGAGGGATGTGGAACACCGAATATCATGGAAATCAGTGCGGATATGATGGCGACAATGTATGCCAGTGTCAGTTACGAAGGGAAGGATATTAAAGAGCTGTCTAATTTTGCAGAAAAGACGATCAAGCCATATTTAGAACGTCAGGATGGTGTAGCAAGTGTATCGGCTAACGGTCTTATTGAAGATCATGTAGAGATTCGTCTGAATGAGAAGAAGATTGACCAGATGAATGATAAGATTCTCGGGCAGACGAATGACAAGCTTCTTGAGGCAAGTGAGAAGATTGAAGATGCAAGGGCTTCTCTAAAAAAGAGTAAAGAACAGTTAAAAAAGCAGGAAAAGACGTTAAGCAGCAAGCAGCAAGAAACGAATCAGAAGCTTGCTGAGGCGCAGACAAAGCTTGCGGAGGCATTATCACAGAAAGCAGCATACGAAGCAGAACTTAATAGTCTGAAGGCAAGCCAGAGTGCATTAAAGGCAGAAAAAAAGGCATATAAAGAAGCAGGTCTTGAGAAGACATACCATACTTTAAATAATACATTCAAAAATTTAAATGTGACAATGGGTGAAGCTGCAAAACAGATGGGAATTACAATTCCGGAATCAGTGAAAGAGGCAATAAATCATCCAAAGCAGTTTGAAGCGTTTGTCTCTTGGATGGAGCAGATGGGGTATGGTGAACAGTTTTCTAAACTGACGATAGATTCTTTGAAGCAAATGTATAAAGCAGTGGAAGTTCGTCTTCCGCAGATTGATACAGAACTTTCTAATTTAAAAATAAAGATTAAAGTACAAAAGACGATTATTGATAAGTTAAAAGAGCAGATGAAAGGGCTTGATAAGCAGCAGTCAAAGTTAATTGCAGGCGGCTATTCTGCAGCAGCCGGATTTGGTGCCGGTCAGGCACAGATTGCAGCAGGAAAGACACAGATAGAGTCAGCGCAGAAGGAATTAGATGATGCAGAGGATAAGCTGGAAGATTCCAGAAAGGCTGCCAGAGAGAACGCAAACATTGATGCATTGCTGAGTCTCGATACTTTATCAACAATGATTTCAGCACAGAATTTTTCAATGCCTGCAGGATATATCGAAGACAAGAGTGATCATCAGTGGCTTGTAGAAGTCGGAGATAATTTCACAAATGAAAAGCAGCTGAATAATCTTGTACTTACGAAGATTGACGGAGTAGGAAAGATTCGGGTGAAAGACGTTGCAGATGTGACCGTTGTAGATAATCAGGGCGAAGCTTATTCAAAAGTAAATGGAGAGAATGCCATTCTGTTATCTGTATTTAAAGGAAGTACATCGAATACAAGTACCGTATCCAAAGGAATTCAGAATGCATTTAAAAAACTGGAGCAGAAATATAAAGGTCTTTCTTTTGCAATCATAATGAATCAGGGAGAGTATATCAATATCATTATAAAGAGTGTATTGAATAGTATTTTATTAGGTGCGGTACTCGCGATCATCGTCCTTGCCCTCTTCTTAAAAGATATACGTCCGACGATCATTGTTGCATTTAGTATTCCGTTTAGTGTATTATTTGCGATTATTATCATGTACTTTACCGGAATCAATATTAATGTTATGTCTCTGGCCGGACTTTGTCTTGGAATCGGTATGCTTGTAGACAACTCTATTGTAGTTATGGAAAATGTATATCGATTCAGCAATGAAGGCATGTCAGCGCCAAAGGCAGCAGTTCGGGGAACAGCACAGGTAGCGGGGCCAATCTTAGCTTCTACACTTACAACAATCTGTGTATTTCTCCCGATGGTTTACACATCCGGTATGGTAAGTCAGTTATTGATTCCATTTGCATTTACGATATCGTATGCACTGATTGCCTCTCTGCTTGTAGCGCTTACCGTTGTCCCGACAATGGGTTCGGTAATTCTTCGAAAAGCAAAAGAGATAAAACAGCCATGGTTTGAGAAAATAAAGGACATTTATGGAAACATTTTAGAACTTGCACTGCGATTTAAAATCGTTCCGCTGCTTATCTCTATCGCATTGCTTATCATTTGTGTGATGCAGAGTATGCGGACAGGAATTGTTATGATGGATGATATGGACAGTAACCAGATTGCAGTCAGCATGACATTAGAAGATACGATCAAGAAAGAAAAGGCATACCAGACAGCCGATGAAGTAATGGGAATACTGACAGGAATAGACGGAATTAAGAAGGTGGCAGGTCTTGATGGCAATGCCAGTGTAACTTCAAGTATGATGGAAACCGGAGCAACAGACAATTATACAACATTTACTTTTAATATTATTACAGAAGAAAATATTAAAACAACCAAGGAATTCCGTAAAATCCGAAAAGATATCGAGAATAAGACAAAGAATGTACGATGTAAAAACCTTACCGTATCTTCCTCTGCAATAGGCGATATGTCCACTCTTATCGGTGGGGGGCTTTCTGTTAATGTATACGGAGAAAATCAGCAGAAATTAATTAAGATCAGCGAAGATGTTGTAAAGATGATGAAAAACATCTCTGGAGTAAAAACAGCAACAAATGGTATCGAAACTGCCGATAAGATGTTACATTTAAAAATTAATCGAAATAAAGCAGCAGAACATGGTCTTACGATAGCACAGATTTATCAGGAAATCGCAAAACATACAACGACCGAAAAAAATGCGATCACCTTAAATATGGATGATAAAGATGTGGAAGTGAATCTGATCAATGAGACAGACAAACTGACCTATGAAAACATTTTGGATATGAAAATCGAAACCACAGAAAAAAATAGTGATGGCGAAGATGAAAAACATACATATAAACTGTCTGAATTTGCATCAGAAGACGATGGATACAGCATGGAAAGTATCACCAGAGAAAATCAAAAGCCGTATCTGACGGTAACAGCAGAATTAGAAGAGAATGCTAATGCCACCTTGTTATCAAGAAAACTTCAAGAAAAGATTGATAAATATAAAGCACCAGATGGTTACGAAGTAGAACTTGCCGGAGATGCAACACAGACCACAGAAATGTTAAAACAGATGGGAAAAGCATTAGCACTCGGCTTTTTGCTCATCTACCTTATCATGGTAGCACAGTTCCAGAGCCTCTTATCTCCGTTTATTGTTATATTTACCGTACCACTGGCATTTACAGGCGGAATGATCGGTCTTGGAATTTTCCATTTGTCCATTTCATCAATGGCATTAATGGGCTTCATGATCCTGATGGGAACCGTCGTAAATAACGGTATTGTATTTGTAGATTACGTCAACCAGCTACGGATGGGCGGCATGGCAAAAAAAGAAGCACTGATCGAAACCGGAAAAACAAGGATGCGACCAATCCTCATGACCGCACTCACAACAATACTTTCTATGAGCGTTATGGTATTTTCACAGGATGCAGGAAATGCAATGCAGAAAGGAATGGCTGTTGTAGTCGCATTCGGCCTGTTATACGCAACACTTATGACATTGTTTATCATTCCGGTAATGTATGATATCCTCTATCGTAAACAACCAAAAGAGATTGATATAGACGATACGGATCTGTAG
- a CDS encoding sodium-dependent transporter, producing the protein MKERERLGSRLGFILISAGCAIGIGNVWKFPYMAGQGGGGAFVLFYLLFLLILGLPIMTMEFAVGRASQKSPVKAYYALEKPGQKWHIHGYITLIGCYLLMMFYTTVAGWMLHYFYLTATGKFTGLDSDAVASQFNTMLSQPQVMGFWMVIIVIAGILVCSIGLQNGLEKVTKVMMISLLFIMVILAINSFFMDGAKEGLSFYLIPDFERMKEIGIIKTITGAMNQAFFTLSLGIGAMSIFGSYIGKERSLLGESLNIALLDTFVAITSGLIIFPACFTFHVDQTSGPGLIFITLPNIFNHIPMGKLWGSLFFIFMSFAAFSTILAVFENIISCGMELTGWSRKKSSFINAIAIILLSVPCVLGYNLWSSDIFAVFGGAVLDFEDFLVSNLFLPLGSLVYLLFCTSRYGWGWKNFTTEANTGKGLKIQNWMRGYISYILPLIVLFIFFFGLYDKF; encoded by the coding sequence ATGAAGGAAAGAGAAAGGTTAGGTTCTCGTCTTGGATTTATTCTTATTTCTGCTGGTTGTGCTATCGGAATAGGAAATGTATGGAAGTTCCCTTATATGGCAGGTCAGGGAGGCGGTGGCGCTTTCGTGTTATTCTACCTTCTTTTCCTGTTAATTCTCGGACTTCCTATTATGACAATGGAATTTGCAGTTGGAAGAGCCAGTCAAAAAAGCCCGGTAAAAGCTTACTATGCTTTGGAAAAGCCGGGACAGAAATGGCATATTCATGGTTACATTACACTAATCGGCTGCTATTTATTAATGATGTTTTACACAACAGTTGCTGGATGGATGCTTCATTACTTCTATCTGACTGCAACAGGAAAGTTTACAGGTTTGGATTCCGATGCTGTAGCTTCACAGTTTAATACCATGCTCAGCCAGCCACAGGTTATGGGCTTTTGGATGGTTATTATTGTTATCGCAGGTATCTTAGTCTGCTCCATCGGATTACAAAACGGTCTTGAAAAAGTAACAAAGGTAATGATGATCTCTCTTTTATTTATTATGGTCATTCTTGCCATTAACAGCTTTTTTATGGATGGTGCCAAAGAAGGATTAAGCTTTTATTTAATTCCTGACTTTGAACGAATGAAAGAAATCGGAATCATCAAAACAATTACCGGAGCGATGAATCAGGCATTCTTTACTTTAAGTCTCGGTATTGGTGCTATGTCTATTTTTGGAAGTTATATTGGAAAAGAACGCTCCCTGCTCGGAGAATCTTTAAATATCGCTTTATTAGACACTTTTGTAGCTATTACATCCGGACTCATCATTTTCCCTGCCTGCTTTACATTCCATGTAGACCAGACTTCCGGCCCTGGGCTTATCTTCATTACTCTGCCGAATATTTTTAATCATATTCCTATGGGTAAATTATGGGGAAGTTTATTCTTCATATTTATGTCCTTTGCCGCTTTTTCTACTATTCTTGCCGTATTTGAGAATATCATTTCCTGCGGTATGGAATTAACCGGATGGAGTAGAAAGAAATCCAGCTTTATCAATGCAATTGCCATCATTCTGCTTTCTGTTCCATGTGTCCTTGGATATAACTTATGGAGCAGTGATATCTTTGCAGTATTTGGCGGTGCTGTGCTTGATTTTGAAGACTTCTTAGTAAGTAATCTGTTCTTACCTCTCGGTTCTCTTGTATATCTTTTATTCTGTACAAGCAGATACGGCTGGGGCTGGAAGAACTTCACTACAGAAGCCAATACCGGAAAAGGCCTGAAAATACAGAACTGGATGAGAGGATATATCTCTTATATACTTCCGCTCATCGTCCTCTTCATCTTCTTCTTTGGTCTATACGACAAATTTTAA
- a CDS encoding type II toxin-antitoxin system prevent-host-death family antitoxin → MANILPVSDLRNYNEVLKNCHKGEPVYLTKNGRGRFVVMDIEDYERDRAEKKLLLKLQEAEEAVKDGEGWLDLDELKALVGE, encoded by the coding sequence ATGGCAAATATTTTACCAGTATCTGATTTGAGAAACTATAATGAAGTTTTGAAAAACTGTCATAAAGGAGAACCAGTATACTTGACAAAGAATGGCAGAGGACGTTTTGTAGTTATGGATATTGAAGATTACGAGCGTGATCGTGCAGAGAAAAAGCTTTTGCTGAAGCTGCAGGAAGCCGAAGAAGCAGTAAAAGATGGCGAAGGTTGGCTGGATTTGGACGAACTGAAAGCACTTGTGGGGGAATAA
- a CDS encoding zinc dependent phospholipase C family protein, with translation MDKIGHLVVTKSLTGNMHKTHKAALLLGSILPDLFVYTYLEGHTWEATFDKIINHMEVLEEKGRGGCFSYLKLGWVLHYVEDYFTYPHNTIFEGTIPEHYAYEKKMTRWMRDGALEQMSMPICKKLDSSSQLKNRIQELHDNYLSQEMCNENDTAYMRQMVSEILNCYEEIFTNKREFARFMGWVRRKAGAKTA, from the coding sequence ATGGATAAAATAGGACATTTAGTTGTGACAAAGTCATTAACAGGGAATATGCACAAAACTCATAAAGCAGCTTTGTTGCTTGGTAGTATATTACCGGATTTATTTGTATACACCTATTTGGAAGGACATACGTGGGAAGCGACTTTTGATAAAATAATAAATCACATGGAAGTTTTGGAAGAGAAGGGCCGGGGCGGTTGTTTTTCTTATTTAAAACTTGGCTGGGTCCTGCATTATGTAGAAGATTATTTTACTTATCCACACAATACAATTTTTGAGGGAACCATTCCCGAACATTATGCTTACGAGAAGAAGATGACTAGATGGATGAGAGACGGTGCTTTAGAGCAGATGTCCATGCCAATCTGTAAGAAACTTGATTCTTCTTCACAGTTAAAGAACAGAATTCAGGAATTACACGATAACTATCTTTCCCAGGAAATGTGCAATGAGAATGATACGGCCTATATGCGGCAGATGGTTTCAGAAATACTGAATTGTTATGAAGAAATATTTACAAACAAAAGAGAGTTTGCCCGCTTTATGGGATGGGTACGCAGAAAAGCCGGAGCAAAGACTGCTTAA
- a CDS encoding MarR family winged helix-turn-helix transcriptional regulator, which translates to MFFWDQHKTITSCYELFTRKVCDRYQLTQMEYDILMFLHNNPKYNTAADIVKIRKSTKSHVSTSLKSLENKGLIERIQSTRNKKHIEIVILNKAESIIEDGMKAQKEFAKNALDGLTKEEKYMCMAVFNKICANADAYLKKYAEGENEKLFLL; encoded by the coding sequence ATGTTTTTTTGGGATCAGCATAAAACAATCACCAGCTGTTATGAACTATTTACGAGAAAAGTATGTGACAGGTATCAGCTAACGCAAATGGAATATGATATACTTATGTTTTTACATAATAATCCGAAGTATAATACGGCAGCAGATATCGTAAAGATTCGTAAATCAACGAAATCTCACGTATCTACTTCTCTGAAATCATTAGAGAATAAAGGCTTGATTGAAAGAATTCAGAGTACCCGGAATAAAAAGCATATTGAGATTGTTATATTAAATAAAGCAGAGTCTATTATCGAAGATGGAATGAAAGCACAGAAAGAATTCGCTAAAAATGCTTTAGATGGATTAACCAAAGAAGAAAAGTATATGTGCATGGCAGTATTTAATAAGATTTGTGCTAATGCAGATGCGTACTTAAAAAAATATGCGGAGGGAGAGAATGAAAAATTATTTTTGTTATAA
- a CDS encoding type II toxin-antitoxin system RelE/ParE family toxin: MLKLRINPIVAKDLKNIRDYIAEDNEEYAAKTIKELYGKFENLQIFPEMGSDLSKRVSFRTDYKYAIWEDYVIIYKVRKEDVEIYRVINRYQDITRIFD; the protein is encoded by the coding sequence ATGTTAAAACTGCGGATTAATCCTATTGTTGCAAAGGATCTTAAGAATATTCGGGATTATATTGCTGAGGATAACGAAGAATATGCCGCAAAGACCATAAAGGAACTTTACGGTAAATTTGAAAATCTTCAAATATTTCCGGAAATGGGTTCGGACCTTTCAAAACGAGTCAGCTTTCGGACAGATTATAAATATGCAATATGGGAAGATTATGTGATTATCTATAAAGTAAGAAAAGAGGATGTAGAGATTTATCGTGTAATTAACCGATATCAGGATATTACGAGAATCTTCGATTGA
- the nudC gene encoding NAD(+) diphosphatase, with protein sequence MIQDIYPHKLDNHFDTDAKPDNDSIVLYFTKEGILHKLSSYKDYENYLFFPTVQDFITKDGAFPFEKDALTYLFSVDDAHYFLLEQEPAQLPKGFTFTPIRNLRKKNVHPKHRIFAGITGFQLSNWYKNNRFCGCCGNKTVHSTTERALMCPSCGHVIYPRIVPAVIVGICNDDKILVTKYRTGFAHYALVAGFTEIGETLEETVQREVLEETGLRVKNIRYYKSQPWGIVDDILAGFYCDVDGETDIHMDESELKLAEWKTREELELQPDDFSLTNEMMLMFKNGRM encoded by the coding sequence ATGATACAGGATATTTACCCACATAAATTAGATAACCATTTTGATACTGATGCCAAACCGGATAATGACAGCATCGTTTTATATTTCACTAAAGAAGGGATTCTTCACAAACTCTCTTCTTATAAAGATTACGAAAATTATCTCTTTTTCCCGACCGTTCAGGATTTTATAACAAAAGACGGTGCATTTCCTTTTGAAAAAGATGCCCTTACTTATCTTTTTTCTGTCGATGATGCCCATTACTTTTTATTAGAACAGGAACCTGCACAACTTCCAAAAGGGTTTACCTTTACCCCGATCCGTAATCTTCGCAAAAAAAATGTCCACCCAAAGCACCGTATTTTTGCGGGCATCACAGGCTTTCAGCTTAGTAACTGGTATAAAAATAATCGTTTTTGCGGATGCTGCGGAAATAAAACTGTCCACTCTACTACAGAACGAGCTTTGATGTGTCCTTCTTGCGGACATGTTATTTATCCCCGAATCGTACCTGCTGTTATTGTCGGCATATGTAATGATGATAAAATTCTTGTCACAAAGTATCGTACAGGTTTTGCCCACTACGCACTTGTTGCTGGCTTCACTGAAATTGGAGAAACTTTGGAAGAGACTGTACAAAGAGAAGTACTTGAAGAAACCGGACTGCGGGTAAAAAACATCCGTTATTATAAATCGCAGCCATGGGGAATCGTTGATGATATCCTTGCCGGTTTCTATTGTGATGTGGATGGAGAAACTGATATTCATATGGACGAATCTGAATTAAAACTGGCAGAATGGAAGACCAGAGAAGAGCTTGAACTCCAGCCGGATGATTTCAGCCTTACAAATGAAATGATGCTTATGTTTAAAAATGGAAGAATGTAA
- a CDS encoding DegV family protein produces the protein MKMKIVADSSANLLALPDIDFGIVPLHVIVGENDYVDDDKIDLTAMQEDLSSYKGKTSTSSPSPHEWENAFGDADVVFCITITSTLSGTYNSAVIAKDIYEQNHAGRKVYVLDSLSTGPEIALFIEKIAELIKAGFAPDDIYKTLLEYKDKTHLYFSLASLNNFAKNGRISPVIAAGIGLLGVRVVGKASDEGTLLPLDKCRGEKRALKKLINHLKECGYTDGKIIIAHNNNEAGALELKKLIENTFGIFNGKIQKTRALCSYYAEPGSLLIGFEA, from the coding sequence ATGAAAATGAAAATCGTTGCAGATTCATCTGCAAATCTTTTAGCTTTACCTGATATAGATTTCGGGATTGTTCCGCTTCATGTAATCGTAGGTGAGAATGATTACGTAGATGATGATAAGATTGATCTTACAGCTATGCAGGAGGATCTTTCTTCTTATAAAGGGAAGACATCGACATCAAGTCCAAGTCCTCACGAATGGGAGAATGCGTTTGGCGATGCTGATGTTGTATTTTGTATCACTATTACAAGTACTCTGTCCGGTACATATAACAGTGCTGTTATCGCTAAGGACATCTATGAACAGAATCATGCCGGCAGGAAAGTATATGTTTTAGATTCTTTATCTACAGGACCAGAAATCGCACTTTTTATTGAAAAAATAGCAGAACTCATAAAAGCCGGTTTTGCTCCGGATGATATTTATAAAACCCTTCTCGAATATAAAGATAAAACACACCTGTATTTTTCTCTGGCATCTTTAAATAATTTTGCAAAGAACGGACGAATAAGTCCGGTAATTGCAGCCGGAATCGGTTTATTAGGAGTCAGAGTCGTTGGAAAGGCGAGTGATGAAGGAACTTTATTACCGCTTGATAAATGCAGAGGAGAAAAAAGAGCATTAAAAAAACTGATTAATCATCTTAAAGAGTGTGGTTATACAGATGGAAAAATCATCATTGCTCACAACAATAACGAAGCTGGTGCTTTAGAATTAAAAAAATTGATTGAAAATACATTTGGAATTTTTAATGGAAAGATTCAAAAAACAAGAGCCCTTTGCAGTTATTACGCAGAGCCGGGCTCCCTTCTCATCGGTTTTGAAGCATAG
- a CDS encoding NifB/NifX family molybdenum-iron cluster-binding protein translates to MPRPIKCRKVCHFPDILEFRPSNENGGRGEEDEKEVILLTVDEYETIRLIDKEGYSQEQCAGFMQIARTTVQRIYEIARKKVADAIIDGHPLRIEGGDFRICDGKSSKCGLGGCYKQEFYQKYATEKGEGIMRVAVTYENGQIFQHFGHTAEFKVYDVEDGKVIHSEVVDTNGSGHGALAGVLNALKADVLICGGIGGGAQMALAAAGIKLYGGVSGDTDAAVEAFVSGTLDYNPDVKCSHHDHNHGEGHTCDEHGCGNHSCH, encoded by the coding sequence ATGCCAAGACCGATAAAGTGCAGAAAAGTCTGCCATTTTCCAGATATATTGGAATTTCGACCATCCAATGAAAATGGAGGAAGAGGGGAGGAAGATGAAAAAGAGGTGATTCTTCTGACAGTAGATGAATATGAAACGATTCGTCTTATAGATAAAGAAGGATACAGCCAGGAACAGTGTGCAGGCTTTATGCAGATTGCAAGAACGACTGTTCAGAGAATCTATGAGATTGCCAGAAAGAAAGTGGCAGATGCAATTATAGATGGGCATCCTCTTCGAATTGAAGGGGGAGATTTCCGGATCTGCGATGGTAAAAGTAGTAAATGTGGTCTGGGTGGATGCTACAAACAAGAATTTTATCAAAAGTATGCAACAGAAAAAGGAGAAGGTATAATGAGAGTAGCAGTAACATATGAGAACGGACAGATTTTTCAGCATTTTGGACATACAGCAGAATTTAAAGTTTATGATGTAGAGGATGGAAAAGTAATCCATTCTGAAGTTGTAGATACGAATGGAAGCGGGCATGGCGCATTAGCCGGTGTTCTGAATGCATTGAAGGCAGATGTTCTTATTTGTGGAGGAATCGGAGGAGGAGCACAGATGGCTTTAGCAGCGGCAGGGATTAAGCTTTATGGAGGCGTTTCCGGTGATACAGATGCGGCTGTGGAAGCTTTTGTGAGCGGAACGTTAGATTACAACCCTGATGTAAAGTGCAGTCATCATGATCACAATCATGGAGAGGGACATACCTGTGACGAGCATGGATGTGGAAACCACAGCTGCCATTAA
- a CDS encoding DUF1836 domain-containing protein, whose protein sequence is MRFSARDYRMPRYKEIPNVGLYLEQTVKYINECLAPIEISITPSMLSNYVKKGYIDRPIKKQYYADQIAYAIYIVIIKQVLSMDNIASLFVLQKATYTLPVAYDYFCSELEKTLVAIFEDKEEPKKDTGDSSFEKKMLRSVIIAVSHIIYLNDCFKNNLQDNASDSIR, encoded by the coding sequence ATGAGATTTTCAGCCAGAGACTACAGAATGCCAAGATATAAAGAAATTCCCAATGTAGGACTTTATCTTGAGCAGACAGTAAAGTATATCAATGAATGTTTAGCACCAATAGAGATTTCGATTACACCATCTATGTTAAGTAATTATGTAAAGAAGGGGTATATTGACCGTCCTATAAAAAAACAGTATTATGCGGATCAAATAGCATATGCTATTTATATTGTAATTATAAAGCAGGTTCTTTCCATGGATAATATAGCATCCCTTTTTGTTTTACAAAAAGCAACCTATACGTTACCGGTTGCTTATGATTATTTTTGTTCAGAATTAGAAAAGACGCTTGTAGCTATATTTGAAGATAAAGAAGAACCAAAAAAGGATACAGGAGATAGTTCATTTGAAAAAAAGATGCTTCGTAGCGTGATTATAGCGGTATCGCATATTATTTATTTAAATGACTGTTTTAAAAATAATTTACAGGACAATGCTTCCGATTCTATAAGATAA